A single window of Dermochelys coriacea isolate rDerCor1 chromosome 14, rDerCor1.pri.v4, whole genome shotgun sequence DNA harbors:
- the USP36 gene encoding ubiquitin carboxyl-terminal hydrolase 36 isoform X4, with protein sequence MPIVDKLKEALKPGRKDSTDDGELGKLLASSAKKILLQKIEFEPASKSFSYQLETLKGKYVLLNPKTENASRQKSSDEAQIRKQGSDHALGGSGDGVPAPQKVLFPMERLSMKWERVYRVGAGLHNLGNTCFLNATVQCLTYTPPLANYLLSKEHSRSCHQGGFCMMCIMQNHMIQAFANSGNAIKPVSFIRDLKKIARHFRFGSQEDAHEFLRYTIDAMQKACLNGYTKLDRQTQATTLVHQIFGGYLRSRVKCSVCKSVSDTYDPYLDVALEIRQAANIVRALELFVRPDMLSGENAYMCAKCKRKVPATKRFTIHRASNVLTLSLKRFANFSGGKITKDVGYPEFLNIRPYMSQSNGDPVMYGLYAVLVHSGYSCHAGHYYCYVKASNGQWYQMNDSLVHSSNIKVVLNQQAYVLFYLRIPSSRKSPEGPIAKTASALPGRAGIVSDQIKKTVANGPLSSPLAGKRPDGASGKKLQGVEEAGIPVARGVFGAGPKLQNGTAQAKPPAGFPSPRLAARAMHVAAAFSDELARRPKKPLAVSQGFCDTREASRAKAEVPKQSSWESKESPLPTSPKPQVEPAAPSQESRGSGEGTEPRRKDSCSSSSSSPVRLAKGPLQAKSAANGFCASLETEYGPAVSSEQEAKPPGLEDPQVAKLKSLLLAGATLDVSSTMSPPPAKKLALSAKKGSTPRRASGSDRHAPPHPAFADHTSPTSTTHPASTSPWPLGKSRVLSSAPKSPLPRRPACSPSPNSQLLASSQPAHPSHPGREKEASQALPSSSKKRQKQHLEVESVPRSLGPVGASGEGAGLASPPRKRRYLEEGERKEAAARKSGSGKREGLGRGDLEWERRHRAAGSSSHMGTGSITPRKRRRKRLRQLEEDHSLGTSPLGSSCSGKGEAATLVSGAGELRSVKQQQQGLEVKDGEIEHQKCKRRESSSSPASKPSSEQAAVNGLHTRASTPVAVYVWDSQVRDGSTRSPEKGRGTGTAWQSQEAASVVQELLRNSSDKAYGRQGPSSAKRRWWVEQAGTAHWCGPQSLTGSSALQC encoded by the exons ATGCCGATAGTGGACAAGCTGAAGGAGGCTCTCAAGCCAGGCCGGAAGGACTCCACTGACGATGGTGAGCTGGGCAAGCTCCTGGCGTCTTCTGCCAAGAAAATCCTGCTGCAGAAGATAGAGTTTGAACCGGCTAGCAAGAGCTTCTCTTACCAGCTGGAGACCCTGAAGGGCAAGTACGTTCTGCTGAACCCCAAGACAGAGAATGCCAGTCGCCAGAAGAGCTCTGATGAGGCCCAGATCAGGAAGCAGG GGAGTGACCATGCTTTGGGAGGCTCTGGGGACGGTGTCCCAGCTCCCCAGAAAGTTCTCTTTCCCATGGAGCGCCTGTCCATGAAATGGGAGCGGGTGTACAGGGTCGGAGCAGGACTCCACAACCTGGGCAACACCTGCTTCCTGAACGCCACTGTGCAATGTCTGACTTACACGCCGCCGCTGGCAAACTACCTGCTGTCCAAGGAGCATAGCCGCAGCT GTCACCAAGGAGGCTTTTGCATGATGTGCATTATGCAGAATCACATGATCCAAGCTTTTGCCAACAGCGGCAATGCAATCAAACCGGTGTCCTTCATCAGAGATCTCAAAA AGATCGCTCGGCACTTCCGCTTTGGCAGCCAGGAGGATGCACACGAGTTTCTGCGCTACACCATCGATGCCATGCAGAAGGCCTGCCTGAACGGCTACACCAA GTTGGATCGTCAGACTCAGGCTACAACTCTGGTTCATCAGATCTTTGGCGGTTACCTGCGGTCCCGTG TGAAGTGTTCGGTGTGCAAGAGCGTCTCGGATACCTACGACCCCTACCTGGACGTGGCTTTGGAGATCCGG CAAGCTGCAAACATAGTGCGAGCGCTGGAGCTGTTTGTGAGACCAGACATGCTGAGCGGGGAGAATGCCTACATGTGTGCCAA ATGCAAGAGGAAGGTGCCAGCCACAAAGCGCTTCACCATCCACCGTGCCTCCAATGTCCTCACGCTGTCCCTCAAGCGCTTCGCCAACTTCAGCGGAGGTAAAATCACCAAG GATGTAGGGTACCCCGAGTTCCTGAACATTCGTCCCTACATGTCTCAAAGCAATGGTGACCCGGTCATGTATGGCTTGTATGCAGTGCTGGTGCATTCGGGGTACAGTTGCCATGCGGGGCACTACTACTGCTACGTGAAG gccagTAACGGGCAGTGGTACCAGATGAACGACTCCCTTGTCCACTCCAGCAACATCAAGGTCGTCCTCAACCAGCAGGCCTATGTGCTGTTCTACTTAAG AATCCCAAGCTCTAGGAAGAGTCCTGAGGGGCCCATTGCCAAGactgcctctgccctgcctggCCGAGCCGGCATAGTCTCTGACCAGATCAAGAAAACCGTAGCCAATGGGCCGCTCTCCTCGCCGCTGGCTGGCAAG AGACCAGACGGGGCGTCTGGGAAGAAGCTCCAGGGAGTGGAAGAGGCCGGGATCCCTGTGGCCCGGGGTGTGTTTGGGGCCGGGCCCAAGCTGCAGAATGGGACCGCTCAGGCTAAGCCTCCTGCTGGGTTCCCCTCGCCCAGACTGGCTGCCAGAGCCATGCACGTGGCGGCTGCGTTCTCGGATGAGCTGGCCAGGAGACCCAAGAAGCCACTTGCTGTGTCCCAGGGCTTCTGTGACACCAGGGAAGCGAGCAGGGCCAAAGCCGAGGTCCCCAAGCAGAGCTCCTGGGAGAGCAAGGAGTCTCCGTTGCCCACCTCGCCCAAGCCCCAGGTGGAGCCAGCTGCACCCAGCCAAGAGTCCAGGGGCAGCGGGGAGGGCACTGAGCCGCGGAGGAAGgactcctgcagcagcagctcttccAGCCCAGTGCGCTTGGCCAAGGGACCCCTGCAGGCCAAGAGCGCAGCTAACGGCTTCTGCGCCTCTCTGGAAACGGAGTATGGTCCAGCCGTGTCCTCAGAGCAGGAGGCCAAGCCGCCCGGCTTGGAGGACCCCCAGGTGGCGAAATTAAAatccctgctgctggctggtgCCACCCTGGATGTGAGCAGCACCATGTCGCCCCCGCCTGCCAAGAAGCTGGCCCTTTCTGCTAAGAAG GGCAGCACCCCGCGGAGGGCGAGCGGAAGTGACCGCCATGCGCCACCCCACCCAGCCTTTGCCGACCACACCTCCCCCACGAGCACCACCCACCCTGCCTCCACCTCTCCCTGGCCTCTCGGCAAGTCCAG ggtgcTCTCATCTGCTCCCAAATCACCACTTCCTCGAAGgcctgcctgcagccccagcccaaactctcagctcctggccagcagccagcccGCCCACCCTTCACACccaggcagggagaaggaggccagccaggccctgcccagctcctccaaaaagagacaaaagcagCATCTTGAGGTGGAGAGCGTCCCCCGCAGCCTGGGCCCAGTAGGTGCTAGCGGCGAGGGGGCCGGGCTCGCCAGCCCCCCCCGGAAGAGGCGGTACCTGGAGGAGGGTGAGCGTAAGGAGGCTGCGGCCAGGAAGTCAGGCAGCGGGAAGAGAGAGGGGCTGGGCCGTGGGGACCTGGAGTGGGAGCGCAGGCACCGAGCCGCAGGCTCCAGCAGCCACATGGGCACTGGGTCCATCACCCCccggaagaggaggaggaagagattgCGGCAGCTGGAGGAAGATCACAGCCTCGGCACATCTCCCTTGggcag CAGCTGCTCCGGGAAGGGCGAGGCGGCGACCCTGGTGTCTGGGGCAGGAGAGCTCCGCAgcgtgaagcagcagcagcaaggtttGGAGGTGAAGGATGGCGAGATTGAGCATCAGAAGTGCAAGCGGAGGGAGAGCTCCAGCAGCCCGGCCTCCAAGCCCAGCTCTGAGCAGGCAGCTGTGAATGGGCTCCACACCAGAGCCAGCACTCCAG TGGCAGTGTACGTCTGGGACAGCCAGGTCAGAGATGGCTCCACACGCAGcccggagaaggggcggggcactGGGACagcatggcagagccaggaggcgGCCAGCGTGGTGCAGGAGCTGCTCAGGAATTCCTCTGATAAAGCGTATGGGAGGCAAG